The genomic interval TCCGCAGACCGGCCACGCGGTTGCTGACCACCACCGAGGCGGTCAGCAGCAGGAAGATCGCCAGCACGGACGCCGCGCCGGACGCGATGCGCCGGCCGACCCGTCCGCGGCGGTGGGCCATGGCGCCGATGATGGTGCGACGGCGGGGGCCCTGGGGATTCTGCTCACGGTTTCCTTGCCACATGGTTCCATCCGTTTCCTGGCGAAGGCTTCAGATCTTCCGCGCCGCGCGCAGCTTCGCGCTGCGGGAGCGGACGTTGACTCTCTCCTCGTCGGCGCCGGCCGTCACGGCCTTGCGCGTCAGGGGCGCGAGGGTCTGCCGGTGGCCGCACACGCAGACGGGCACCTCCGGCGGACACACGCAATCGCGGCGTTCGCGATCGATGAACTGCTTGACCAGGCGGTCTTCCAGGGAGTGGTAGCTGATGACGACCAGCACCCCGTCCTTCCGCAGCAGGCCGGGAATCTTGGCCAGGGCCTCGGCCAGGGCGCCCAGTTCGTCGTTGACGGCGATGCGCAGGGCCTGGAAGACCCGGCTGAGCACCGGCTCGCTCTTGACGCGGCCGGGCAGGGTCGATTCGACCACCGCGCGCAGGCGGCCCGTGGTGTCGACGGGCCCCTCGTCGCGGGCCCGCACCACCGCGCGGGCGATGCGGCGGCTGCCGCGCTCCTCGCCCCAGCGCCAGATCAGGTCGGCGATCTCCGCCTCGGGCAGCCGCGCGAGCAGGGCGGCCGCCGTCTC from bacterium carries:
- the rsmH gene encoding 16S rRNA (cytosine(1402)-N(4))-methyltransferase RsmH — its product is MMMAPHVPVLKAETLGYLAPGPGRRYVDGTFGFGGHTRALLAAGAEVLGLDLDAVAHGACRDLAAGETGLHCVRISFRQLDRALREVAWDRVDGVLLDLGVSSFQLDAADKGFSYRADAPLDLRFDQDAGETAAALLARLPEAEIADLIWRWGEERGSRRIARAVVRARDEGPVDTTGRLRAVVESTLPGRVKSEPVLSRVFQALRIAVNDELGALAEALAKIPGLLRKDGVLVVISYHSLEDRLVKQFIDRERRDCVCPPEVPVCVCGHRQTLAPLTRKAVTAGADEERVNVRSRSAKLRAARKI